In Chloroflexota bacterium, the following proteins share a genomic window:
- the trmD gene encoding tRNA (guanosine(37)-N1)-methyltransferase TrmD: MRFDILTLFPGMFCGPFDDSIIKRARESGLISIHLHNIRDFATDKHHVTDDYPYGGGGGMVMKPEPIFACVEHVLAEEPPEGEPPPIILLTPQGRLFTQQVAMELARHRRLILICGRYEGVDERVREHLVTDEISIGDYVLSGGEIPAMVIVDAVTRLLPGALGHAMAPLQDSHAMGLLEGPHYTRPVEFRGWRVPDVLLSGNHAEIARWRREQALRRTLERRPDLLARARLTPEDRRFLASLGYHGPFAPDRAEEDEET; this comes from the coding sequence ATGCGCTTTGACATCCTGACCCTGTTCCCGGGCATGTTCTGTGGCCCGTTCGATGACAGCATCATCAAACGTGCCCGGGAGTCAGGGCTGATCTCCATCCACCTGCACAATATCCGGGACTTCGCCACCGACAAGCACCACGTGACCGATGATTATCCCTACGGCGGCGGGGGGGGCATGGTGATGAAGCCGGAGCCCATCTTCGCCTGCGTGGAGCATGTGCTGGCGGAGGAACCCCCGGAGGGGGAGCCGCCTCCGATCATCCTGCTGACCCCTCAGGGGCGTCTGTTCACCCAACAGGTGGCTATGGAGCTGGCCCGGCATCGGCGCCTGATCCTGATCTGCGGCCGATACGAGGGGGTGGACGAGCGCGTGCGCGAGCACCTGGTCACGGATGAGATCTCCATTGGGGATTATGTGCTGTCCGGCGGGGAGATCCCGGCCATGGTGATCGTCGACGCGGTGACCCGGCTGTTGCCCGGGGCGCTGGGGCATGCCATGGCGCCGTTGCAGGACTCCCATGCCATGGGCCTATTGGAGGGGCCGCATTACACCCGCCCGGTGGAGTTTCGCGGCTGGCGGGTGCCCGATGTACTGCTATCCGGGAATCACGCGGAGATCGCCCGCTGGCGGCGGGAGCAGGCGCTGCGGCGAACGCTGGAGCGGCGGCCCGATCTGCTGGCTCGCGCCCGGCTGACGCCCGAGGACCGCCGTTTCCTGGCCTCGCTGGGGTATCATGGTCCCTTTGCCCCGGATCGGGCGGAGGAGGACGAGGAAACCTGA
- a CDS encoding M23 family metallopeptidase, which yields MHTRSHRQRLPILITIGLIAIAGLILGALHLGLLPGVIAWANERAARTATLYTPSPIPPTAEPTAVGEVTPSPTPSPTPTVTPSPTPPPTTPPDTATPEQPESGHALSPLNTPTPTPPGATAEPGSTPTLVPGRVWPSPDPAQAQDHYWLERPIGPGGQIYANAWYPYGTDARGQYLPHHGADIVNEEGTPVLAVAEAEVVIAGTDAEQVVGPEPNFYGNLIVLRLLRTYHDQPVFVLYGHLSEVDVQPGEIVQPGQPIGRVGMTGIALGPHLHIEVRVGQNDYAHTRNPELWLKPSPGYGTLAGRLVNAEGRTWANVPILIYQAPNFDRIWQQVYTYLDLPDIHPDDDWGENFMLADMPVGQYRIETQINGHLYQRDVEIQDGQTTFVVIQTTD from the coding sequence ATGCATACACGAAGTCACAGGCAACGGCTGCCCATCCTCATCACCATCGGCCTGATCGCCATCGCCGGCCTCATCCTGGGTGCCCTCCACCTGGGACTTCTCCCCGGCGTCATCGCCTGGGCCAACGAGCGGGCCGCCCGCACGGCCACATTGTACACGCCATCGCCCATCCCACCAACCGCCGAGCCGACAGCTGTGGGGGAGGTCACGCCATCTCCCACCCCTTCCCCAACGCCCACAGTCACACCTTCGCCCACACCGCCGCCGACGACGCCACCCGACACGGCGACGCCTGAACAGCCCGAGTCAGGTCACGCCCTCTCGCCCCTGAACACGCCGACACCCACTCCCCCGGGCGCCACCGCCGAGCCGGGAAGCACGCCTACGCTGGTGCCCGGCCGGGTCTGGCCCTCCCCCGATCCCGCCCAGGCGCAGGACCACTACTGGCTGGAGCGTCCCATCGGCCCCGGTGGACAGATCTACGCCAACGCCTGGTACCCTTATGGGACGGACGCCCGCGGCCAGTACCTGCCGCATCACGGCGCCGACATCGTGAATGAGGAGGGCACGCCCGTGCTGGCCGTCGCCGAGGCCGAGGTCGTCATCGCAGGTACCGACGCCGAGCAGGTCGTGGGACCTGAGCCCAACTTCTACGGCAACCTCATCGTCCTCCGGCTGCTGCGCACCTACCACGACCAGCCCGTCTTCGTCCTGTATGGGCATCTCTCCGAGGTCGACGTGCAACCGGGGGAGATCGTGCAGCCGGGCCAGCCCATCGGCCGCGTCGGGATGACGGGCATCGCCCTGGGCCCCCACCTGCACATCGAGGTGCGCGTCGGGCAGAATGACTACGCGCACACCCGCAACCCCGAGCTCTGGCTTAAGCCATCACCCGGCTACGGCACCCTGGCCGGGCGCCTCGTCAACGCGGAAGGCCGCACCTGGGCCAACGTCCCCATCCTGATCTACCAGGCGCCCAACTTCGACCGCATCTGGCAGCAGGTGTACACCTACCTTGACCTGCCCGACATCCACCCGGACGACGATTGGGGCGAAAACTTCATGCTGGCCGATATGCCCGTCGGTCAGTATCGCATCGAGACCCAGATCAACGGCCACCTCTACCAGCGAGACGTGGAGATCCAGGACGGCCAGACCACCTTCGTCGTGATTCAAACGACCGACTAA
- a CDS encoding amino acid ABC transporter substrate-binding protein — MSARRWKWGVLFALGVALAVVVWWMAYPRQDERWRRILDTGVWRVAVDPSFPPFESVGPDGALTGFDIDLARAIAARWGVDVRFELVGFDGLLDSVWADQADSVVSAYPLQPHYAQDVGYSIPYFEAGVVLIARAGSGITDLEDLRGRRVAVEWGSEGDVQARALARRLGDLSLVPLESPDLAVGAVVDGQADAALVDGVTAALAIGRGDPLEIVGEPLSSAPYVIVTPARARALLSAVNEALTALEEEGVLDDLRMRWFGPGWARR, encoded by the coding sequence ATGAGCGCCCGTCGGTGGAAATGGGGGGTGCTGTTCGCCCTGGGGGTGGCGCTGGCTGTCGTGGTGTGGTGGATGGCCTATCCCCGCCAGGATGAGCGCTGGCGCCGCATCCTGGACACGGGGGTATGGCGCGTCGCGGTCGATCCCAGCTTTCCCCCCTTCGAGTCCGTCGGTCCGGATGGGGCGCTGACCGGGTTTGACATCGATCTGGCCCGGGCGATCGCCGCCCGGTGGGGGGTGGACGTCCGATTTGAACTGGTCGGGTTCGATGGCCTGCTGGACAGCGTGTGGGCGGATCAGGCGGATAGCGTGGTGTCCGCATATCCGCTGCAGCCCCATTACGCGCAGGATGTGGGGTATTCCATCCCCTACTTCGAGGCGGGGGTGGTGCTCATCGCCCGGGCGGGGAGCGGGATCACCGATCTGGAGGACCTGCGCGGCCGCCGGGTGGCCGTGGAGTGGGGCTCGGAGGGGGATGTGCAGGCGCGGGCCCTGGCTCGCCGGCTGGGGGATCTGTCCCTGGTGCCGCTGGAGAGCCCGGATCTGGCCGTGGGTGCCGTGGTGGACGGGCAGGCGGATGCGGCATTGGTGGACGGGGTCACCGCCGCTCTGGCGATCGGCCGTGGCGATCCGCTGGAGATCGTGGGGGAGCCATTGTCATCGGCGCCGTATGTCATCGTGACCCCCGCCCGGGCGCGTGCGCTGTTGTCGGCCGTCAACGAGGCGCTGACCGCTCTGGAGGAGGAGGGCGTCCTGGACGACTTACGGATGCGCTGGTTCGGGCCGGGGTGGGCCCGTCGTTAG
- a CDS encoding thioredoxin domain-containing protein, translating to MPNRLAHETSPYLLQHAENPVDWYPWGQEALQKARAEDKPIFLSIGYSACHWCHVMAHESFEDERTAAILNEHFVSIKVDREERPDIDRIYMSAVQAMTGHGGWPLSVFLTPDGVPFYGGTYFPPTPRHGLPAFSDVLLAIADAWRSRRQELIEGGQRVVAAIERSLSGHQEASGRDVSPLALQAAFHAIQRDFDREHGGWGDAPKFPQPMTLEFLLRYHHRTREPDALHMATYTLERMARGGLYDQIGGGFHRYCVDATWTVPHFEKMLYDNAQLARIYLHAWQVTGEPFLRTIAQETLDYVAREMADPAGGFYASQDADSEGEEGKFFLWTPAEIRATLGDEAQTFMAAYGVTERGNFEGKTILTFRGDWTDREALAGARRQLFEARERRVPPGRDEKVLTSWNGLMLASFAEAARVLHRPDYRQIAERNARFLLTELRRPDGRLWHVWAAGEARVNGYLDDYTHLIDGLLELYQTTFDPRWYQAAHELAQTMIEHFRAPVGFFDTSDDHEQLIVRTRELQNGAIPSGNAMAAYGLLRLAGLAVEPSYLDLARDSLAETEPMMVRYPLAFSQWLIALDYMLAPPREIAIVGDLNAPDTRALLEATTKGYRPHQMIAAGRADVEGAAIPMLQGRPQVHGRATAYVCTEFTCLPPITSPEALEETLAKP from the coding sequence ATGCCCAACCGACTCGCACACGAGACCAGCCCCTACCTGCTCCAACATGCGGAGAACCCGGTGGACTGGTATCCCTGGGGGCAGGAGGCCCTGCAAAAGGCCAGGGCCGAGGACAAGCCCATCTTCCTCAGCATCGGCTACTCGGCCTGCCACTGGTGCCACGTGATGGCGCATGAATCGTTCGAGGACGAGCGCACAGCGGCCATCCTGAACGAACACTTCGTCAGCATCAAAGTGGACCGTGAGGAGCGCCCGGACATCGACCGCATCTACATGAGCGCCGTGCAGGCGATGACCGGGCACGGCGGCTGGCCCCTTTCCGTCTTCCTCACGCCCGACGGCGTGCCCTTTTACGGTGGAACCTATTTTCCGCCCACGCCCCGGCATGGGCTGCCGGCCTTCTCCGACGTGCTGCTGGCCATCGCCGATGCCTGGCGAAGCCGCCGTCAGGAGCTCATCGAGGGCGGGCAACGCGTCGTCGCGGCGATCGAACGCTCGCTTTCGGGCCATCAGGAGGCATCAGGTCGGGACGTCTCCCCTCTCGCGCTGCAGGCCGCCTTCCACGCCATCCAGCGAGACTTCGATCGAGAGCACGGCGGCTGGGGCGACGCGCCCAAGTTCCCTCAGCCGATGACATTGGAGTTCCTGCTGCGATACCATCACAGGACCCGTGAACCGGACGCGCTCCACATGGCCACCTACACGCTGGAGCGGATGGCGCGCGGCGGCCTGTACGACCAGATCGGCGGTGGATTCCACCGGTACTGCGTGGATGCCACGTGGACCGTGCCCCACTTCGAGAAGATGCTCTACGACAACGCTCAACTGGCACGCATCTACCTGCACGCCTGGCAGGTGACCGGAGAGCCATTCCTCCGCACCATCGCCCAGGAGACCCTGGATTACGTCGCCCGGGAGATGGCCGACCCGGCAGGCGGCTTCTACGCCTCTCAGGACGCTGACAGTGAGGGAGAGGAGGGGAAGTTCTTCCTATGGACGCCGGCCGAGATCCGGGCCACGCTGGGCGATGAGGCGCAGACGTTCATGGCCGCCTATGGGGTCACCGAGCGCGGCAATTTCGAGGGCAAGACGATCCTCACCTTCCGTGGGGATTGGACCGATCGGGAGGCGTTGGCCGGGGCTCGAAGGCAACTCTTCGAGGCCAGGGAGCGTCGGGTGCCCCCCGGACGAGACGAGAAGGTGCTCACCTCCTGGAACGGCCTCATGCTGGCGAGCTTCGCCGAGGCCGCCCGAGTGCTCCACCGCCCGGACTATCGGCAGATCGCCGAGCGCAACGCGCGGTTCCTGCTGACGGAGCTTCGTCGCCCGGACGGCCGGCTGTGGCACGTCTGGGCGGCAGGCGAGGCCAGGGTGAATGGATATCTGGATGACTACACGCATCTCATCGACGGGCTGCTGGAACTCTACCAGACCACCTTCGACCCACGCTGGTATCAGGCCGCCCATGAACTGGCGCAGACGATGATCGAACACTTCCGCGCCCCCGTCGGCTTCTTCGACACCAGCGACGACCACGAGCAGTTGATCGTCCGCACCCGGGAGCTACAGAACGGCGCCATCCCCTCCGGGAACGCCATGGCCGCCTACGGGCTCCTGCGGCTGGCCGGATTGGCCGTGGAGCCATCCTATCTGGATCTGGCCCGGGATAGCCTGGCGGAGACGGAGCCGATGATGGTCCGGTATCCTTTGGCGTTCAGTCAGTGGTTGATCGCGCTGGACTACATGCTGGCTCCCCCTCGGGAGATCGCCATCGTGGGCGATCTCAACGCGCCCGACACCCGCGCGCTGTTGGAGGCCACCACCAAAGGGTATCGCCCGCACCAGATGATCGCCGCA